In Mixophyes fleayi isolate aMixFle1 chromosome 3, aMixFle1.hap1, whole genome shotgun sequence, the genomic stretch ctaaacagcacagcacagaactaaacagcacagcacgagatctaccaggacagaggaccacctaacacaccctccctctaccctgatcaatgcccgagtgaagatggcggcgactagcggggaatttataggatccgagtgtcgcgagatccgacaacgggattatgagtcagagcctcagtttcagatttgaatttggcgccaatacccggatctgtctcggatccgactcggatcggcaacgttcgggtgggctcggatttcagaaatccgagtgcgctcatccctaatttaaagGGCATACAACTCATTCACAAATGTTAACGGTAGTTTTAGGGTTAGGAAGGGCACCTTTTCAGTTGCCGAATGGATAGTGAAAGCCCTGTGCGTAAGGGGCTTTTATGAAAGTATTTTGCAAATTATTTCCAAACCCAATAAGCTGGGACTACAGGAAAATATAATTTGCTGTCCCCTTACGACTGTGTGTCAAAAGGGGCAGGGCTTAGCTGAAAAGTGGGTGGAGCTTATTGTCGCTATAGCAGATGAATATTTACCAAATGTAAATATCACTGGTCACCAAAAATATTGGCGGTTGTCTTATGCCAAATCAGGGCTGGCGTAGACGTTTTGGGCATATTTTCCTTGGAAGTACACACAATGGTTTTGCCCATCAGCAATAACACACAGAGATGTGATCACCGCATACAAGCAAGGTGCTGAGCATGCTCCCACATGTAATGGAAGGTTCTTATGCCTGAGGAGATGTTATGTACTGACATATGACATCTTACCTGGTAGCAGCTCAAACAGGACTGTCAGGCTGTGTGTCAGCAAATATACTAGTAACTTCCTGGGAGTGTGACCATTCAGTATCAATGGTAGATAACAGCTTTGTGCTGGTGGTTGCCATCTCCCCACTGTTTAGCCATGATTACCTGTACTGGGTAAAGTAGTCTGCAGCATATTGCAGCCATGTCCCAGTAATTATTACCCTTAATGAGCTCACATTGTTAGGCTGGAAAGTACTGCAGACCATAGGCTAGAACTCAGGAATAATGTTATATAGGACAACTCTGCTGAGgtcttacatcatacttgcctactttcaggcagtgcagtccaggagaggggcgtgactagagggcgggagggggcggggcgagggtaattgtgtcattttggcccggcCCACAGCGTAAACATGACATTTTGgcgcagggggcagggccaaaatgacgctattcactGCAAATagtgttattttggccagggaattgcgggatgtgagagacttgcctgctctcctgggagtccaggagaccgacccggatttcaggagtctcccggacatttggggagagttggcaagtatgtttgttTACATATCAAACATTTTTATATCTGTTTGTGTATTGGGCAAATTTTTTTAAACTCCAAATAAACATAATTGTATTTAATGTACGTTTTACCTATTTACTTGTTTGCCTATTTTTGTGGAGATAGAGTGGGAACAGCGTTCATTTACAGAGCAAAAACAGCCCAAGACACTATTATGGACTAGCTGAAAGCATTGATAAACACAGAAAGATATGTTACACTATCTAGAAGACAATTATATCTTTAATTACAGTATGAATACTATGTTAGAAGTCCCTCATTGTACTGTACATGTACTTACTACAGACTGCAGCGTATCATTAACACAATAGAAAAGAGAAGCCTGCACAAGAGAGTTACAATCAACTGTGTGACGTATCCTCTTTATTTCCTTATCTAAATAAGACAATCACTTAAAGGGATCAACTTTATTTAAGAAGTTTGCCAAATCCCCTTTCTTCCCAAAAATAATACTTTGATGGTGGACCCCCCGAGACCCTAcccccatcatcaccctcatACTAGGGTCCCAAGACTTACACCGGGCCAGGACCATCTCTGCAGCTAGTACACATATTTAAATACGCAgcggatacatatatatatcgcATATATTAAGAATCAGCAAAGGCTACGTGTAAGGATCCTGTTAGATGCCAACGGGCTGGGGGCGTCCCAATAGAAGGACTCCCAGCAAAATTGTGAAAGGATATAGTAAACTTCTTTATAAAAGTAGAAAACCCCTTTACTAAATcaatataaaatctttttttttttttttttgctgtccaTAATTCACAAAATTCAGCGTAACAATGTCGATATAAACCGTGAAGGACTCACCATTGTTTTTCGCCCCGTTTTTCGGCTTCTACAAACTCCCTCCAGACATGGTCCTTCCGCACGGCATCGCCCCAGGTATCCTTCTCTTTCTCCCGGTCAGACAGTGACGGGATCTGTCGTGTCCCAGGATGTGATTTACTGAGAGAGACGGAGGAAGATGATGCCAGTTTTGTTGTAGTCCTGTCTGGCATCCTATACCCAGCCGAGGTGGCTCTTCTTATAGACGTCTGGCTGGTGGCCATTCTCAGCCTCCTAATTAGACTGCAGGCAAGTACAATGCACAGCTGTAATTATATTATACTAATATCCAGTAACAAGGCTTCTCTCTTCTGCGTTCTATAGTTGAGTGAGCTCCTGgtaattttccttaattaataTCTATCCGTTTTGCTTCCTCGTAGAAGCCCGGAGTGCAGTCTGCTGAGGAGGAGATGGTTGGTGTTGTCACTGCTGTGTTGTTGAGGATTAAGTTAATAGCACAGAGAAATACACAGACACTTCCCAGTCTGTTTACTGTAGCCACTGGCAACCAGATCAGAATTCATGAACAGCAGAACAAAAGATCTAAGCAGCTAAGACAATGCTGGAATGACTTCACAGGAATGTCCTAGGGAGCCAGGGCTGGgagagtaaataaataaacaatgctcGGATATATAATACGCTATGCAGCATTATTTGTTTCATTGTAAAAACCATAGTAGATTATAAATTACAATGCAAGATATCTCATCTAATATGGGGTATGTTTAATTAAGGCGCATATATGCTTAAACCCTGGAGTGACCGGACCTTAGTAATATGGAACCTACTTTGTGTTCACTGCTTGTACAGTGAGCGGCCACCCTCTTGTGTCAATACAAGAATCCATACCCACGTGTAATAAAACGTGCCGCTAACGTAAGCAATCAGATACATGGTTAATTAAATGCACAGCTAATACACAGATTTAAATGACCAACTAatgcatatattaaaaatattaaatagggagcatatatttatttatatttcatagaCACATACTAAATCTATCAAAAAAAACACATGCAATTGAATTAATGAACTTACCTGCTTatatacactgggcctgattcatcacggCCCATAtctgagcgcaacccgcgttcagtattatacacaTGGATTTCGGCTTTtgtactcccaaattcaacaaggcacGGGTCTGACGATACGTGTGCTGTTGAATTCAgctgtaggtctgctgtgctctactagacaagacactgcaggatatgtctaacatctatgtggattatacatttgcaaaagatcccacaggaaaataaaaaaaatattgaattaatgttacctggcaatagagatgttcactgaccctgacccctgtgttttggttttggttttggatctggattaacttcgtgttttggttttacttttggttttggcaaaaccgcccttgtgtgttttggttttggatcccaatttttttttttttaaatccctattttgttgttgctaaaatcacagaatttgtctctttttatccctacattattattaacctcaataacataaatttccaatcatttccagtcaatttttgtcaagtgacaagaacactgctacccctcctgtttctgtatgagcaatgtcactggagactggagagtgacaagaacactgctacccctgtttctgtatgagcaatggcactgagcaatgtcactggagactggagagtgacaagaacactactaaccctgtttctgtgtgagcaatggcactgaacaatgtcactggagactggagagtgtcaagaacactgttagccctgtttctgtgtgagcaatggcactgaacaatgtcactggagactggagagtgacaagaacactgctacccctgtttctgtgtgagcaatggcactgagcaatgtcaagggagagtgacaagaacactgctacccctcctgtttctgtatgagcaatggcactgagcaatgtcactggagactggagagtgacaagaacactgctacccctgtttctgtgtgagcaatggcactgagcaatgtcactggagactggagagtgacaagaacactgctacccctgtttctgtgtgagcaatggcactgaacaatgtcactggagactggagagtgacaagaacaactctaaccctgtttttgtgtgagcaatgacactgagcaatgtcactggagactggagagtgacaagaacactgctacccctgtttctgtgtgagcaatgacactgagcaatgtcactggagactggagagtgataagaacactgctacccctgtttctgtgtgagcaatggcactgagcaatgtcactggagactggagagtgacaagaacactgctacccctgtttctgtgtgagcaatggcactgagcaatgtcactggagactggagagtgacaagaacactgctacccctgtttctgtgtgagcaatggcactgagcaatgtcactggagactggagagtgacaagaacactgctacccctgtttctgtgtgagcaatggcactgaacaatgtcactggagactggagagtgacaagaacaactctaaccctgtttttgtgtgagcaatgacactgagcaatgtcactggagactggagagtgacaagaacactgctacccctgtttctgtgtgagcaatggcactgagcaatgtcactggagaatggagagtgacaagaacactgctacccctgtttctgtgtgagcaatgacactgagcaatgtcactggagactggagagtgataagaacactgctacccctgtttctgtgtgaacaatggcactgagcaatgtcactggagaatggagagtgacaagaacactgctacccctgtttctgtgtgaacaatggcactgagcaatgtcactggagactggagagtgataagaacactgctacccctgtttctgtgtgaacaatggcactgagcaatgtcactggagaatggagagtgacaagaacactgctacccctgtttctgtgtgagcaatggcactgagcaatgtcactggagactggagagtgataagaacactgctacccctgtttctgtgtgaacaatggcactgagcaatgtcactggagaatggagagtgacaagaacactgctacccctgtttctgtgtgagcaatggcactgagcaatgtcactggagactggagagtgataagaacactgctacccctgtttctgtgtgagcaatggcgctggatctcctggggagggaggtacttatggaatccaaccattaaaaaaagtgtttttttctgttttgctcccccccccccataaaatacatttattaggatgttgttaatgtctactgaacataaaatacatttttactgttgctcctgatagcaaacacatgtgttagcatacatacaagactgtcatcactggtTCTTTAGCTGATATAAGAGAAACGTCAAAAAAGTAACTTTAGCACGCTCAGAGCTGGACTCGGTCatggctgtgtgtgcttgagtttggcacgctccAATGTACATTCTATGGCAAAACGCCACTTTtccgcccagttcactccccaaaatcgtagactgtagtaagtgttctttgcgttCGTGGACACAGTGGGCAGGGCTGctgtgaggacaccagggttaGAACCTAAGTTCACTAGATACCTGGCCCTCTAGGTTCACGGAATCACACTGGTAAGTGTTCACACAGAGTAAATACAAAAACAGTGCTCCACAAAGGAGAaataatccccccccccaccaaatataCATGTTATCTAATAACCAGTGGCAATAAAACACCCAAACAGCACATAGGAGACCTTTCACCACACAGGAAGTTTCGCAGAGTACCAGTCAGGCCACAAATGAGTCCCAAAGTTATTCCACAGGATGGCCAGTGGGACGGTCTCAAGTAGTTGTCATCCAATTTTGCTGATCTTGGccactcggccaactctccactagcttagtgggaCCCAGAGTAACAGTCTGCCCACTCACCAGTTTCCTCTGGATCACGAGTGATGCCCGATGGAGTAAGAGTCCAACAAACTTCCTCACTGGGATAGCAATGTCCAACCAGTATTTGTCTCCTGGTAAAGTTCGATAACAGTCTCCCAGTCAGAGTTCCTTCTTCTTCGAATATCCCAGCACACACACCCAGGACCACCAAGAGCAATTTtgggcccggtacaacaacttcatggggcacCCCATAGTCGACCAGCACAAAAAGTTATGGAAAAGTGGTGTGGCCATACAATTGGGGTCATGCCTAGCAGGTAAAGGGCACTAGGCCACTCTCCTGCTGCGTACACCATTGACAGAAGTGTGCAGTGCCCACTCACTGGAGAGTGacctatgtcccagcagtcctgactttcatgGACAGTGACccaaaagtagggatgtgcaccggccacttttcaggttttgggttctgattaccttaaggttttgggttctaatgggttttgccaaaacacctccctcaaggttttgggttctgattttttttttaaaaaaagcgtaaaaactgctaaaatcctgttttttggtttgtttttcctcctacgctattattaacctcaataacattcattttcactcatttccagtctattctgaacacctcacacctcacaatattgtttttaggccaaaaggttgcaccaaggtagctggatgactaagctaagcgacacaagtgggcggcacaaacacgtggcccatctaggagtggcactgcagtggcagacaggatggcagtttgaaaaactaggccccaaagagcacataatgccaaaaaaagaggtgcaagatggaattgtccttgggccctcccacccacccttatgttgttgaaataggacatgcgcactttaagaAACCAATCATTtaagcgacagggcctacaaaactgtggctgaaatgattggttcgtttggacccccacaaaacgagctggcaaagaaaaaaaagaggtgcaagatggaattgtccttgggccctcccacccacccttatgttgcggaaaaaggacatgcacactttaacaaaccaatcatttcagcgacagggcctaccaaactactgtggctgaaatgattggtttgtttgggccccacacaaaaaaagcaattcatctctccctgtacaaagtaaacaggctctactgaggcaagatgtcgtcctcatcctcatcctctgattcctcgccccctgcagtgtgtacttcctcatcctcacacattatcaattcgtccccgctggacttcacaatcacaggtccctctgtagtctctggaggccagtgctggtcttgattgaagtattgataattcatttttatgaacatcatctgctcaacattttgcggaagcaacctccttcgccgctcactgaccaggttccccgctgcactaaaaactctttcggagtacacactggaggggggacaactcaggtaaaatagagccagtttgtacaggggcttccaaactgccttttgttcctgccagtaaaagtaaggactgtctgacatgtctacttggatggtgtcagcaaagtaatcctccaccattttttcaatggtgacagcatccaatgcagcgacagtagacatgtcagcaatggttggtaggtccttcagtctggaccagatgttctctgcatccccgccagcgggtcgtttctgaaatctcagctgttcttcgcagccacaggtgtggaagaaaatgaaggaggagctgttggcatgtcacggtcctcttcagatgtcaatctcctgatcagcaggtctttgcaccgctgtagacttgtgtccgccggaaacagagacacaacatacgctttaaaccgaggatcgagcacggtggccagaatgtattcctctgactttaaaagagtgaccaccctcggatcctggcaaagcgtacgaagggcttcatccacaagagctacatgcttggtggaatcgcaatggtttaccagctacTCCCTCAcgttctccagctgcttctgcaacagcctcatcaggggaatcacctgactcaagctggcccTGTCGggactgacttctcgtgtggcaagttcaaacggctggagaaccttgcacaacacggaaatcagtctccactgcgcttgactcaggcgcatccccactcctttgcctatgtcgtaggtggctgtgtaggcttgaatggccttttgctgctcctccatcctctgcagcatatagagggtggagttccagcgcatcacaacctcttgtttgaggtgatggcagggcaggttcaggcttttctgatgttgctcgagtcttcggtaggcactggctgaatgcctaAAGTTTCCAGCatttttgcgggccaccgcaagcatctcctgcacacccctgtcacttttcaggtaatgctgcaccaccaaatttattgtgagggcaaaacatggcacgtgctggaaattgcccatatgtaatgcccgcacaatgttactggcgttgtccgacaccacaaatccccaggagagtgtaagtggggtaagccactgtgaaatgatttccctcagtttctctaagaggttgtcagcgttgtccctcttactgaaaccggtgatacacaacgttgcctgtcttggaacgagcaggcgtttcggagatgctgctactgatgcagctgctgctgttgctgcggaaggcgatgcatctacccagtgggctgtcacagtcatatagtccttagtttgccctgaaccacttgtccacatgtccgtggttaagtggacagtgggtacaaccgcaattttcagagcactgaggacactttttcgtacttctctgtacattccgggtatcgcctgcctagtgcagtggaatctcgacgggatttggtaccggggacacaatacctccatcaaccgtctaaatcccaatccactgatggcggacaccggacgcacgtctaacaccaacatagctgttaagtatgcagttatccgctttgctataggatgactgctgtcgtgcttcgtgctcatggcaaacgactgttggacggtcaattgtttagtgaaagatgtagcggtcttatgacttcccctctgggaagatgaccgactaccagcagcaacagcagcggcagtagtaggcgtactgctgcaggatccTCAGGAAGAATCcgggattgaagaggactcagtcatgccggtgacatggcctgcaggactatctctgatcgagatcgtggaggaaattgacgaggagggtgttgctggtgtggatacaacaggaccaagggatttaggtgtccctggactgctgacggtcctagccacagttcctgaactaaacactgaattatgaagggtcttcaggtgacgtagaagggaggatgtccctaggtggccaagatccttacccctgcttattgcagctttacataaactacatatggcaatacaattgttgtccggattgggatagaaataattccagaccgaagaggtggattttatggtcttctgcccaggcatgacgatgggctttttcatcccatggacaacaactgtgtccccccctggtgcctcatttaagataaccacatcagcatcctcctcgtcaagttcctcctcagcgccagctacatcaatattttcctcccagtgtacaacattgacaccttcattatccaaatctgtgtctgcactgtgggtgatccttccagcatatgcagagggcgtgctgcaaatggtggaaggagccacctcttcccatacagtgatgggaagatcaggcttcgcaaccaccaacacccttggactcgccttggggatttgtgatgacatctctttagaaggcagagttgtttgctgtgttgttgatgacagcttaactctcttaaattttttagaggggggggaagaggaggaggagggcttagatccttggttgaagctgaaccactagtcatgaacacgggccagggcctaagccgttccttgccactccgtgtcgtaaatggcatattggcaagtttacgtttctcctcagatgatttcaatttttttttttgataattttagtgacctttggctttttggattttacatgccctctactatgaaattgggcatcggccttggcagacgacgttgatggcatttcatcgtctatgtcatgactagtggcagcattaggaggaagtggttcttgatctttccctactttagcgtacccctaaaccacacacactcggcaaagcctttaaaaattatatgcggcacaggagagtaccactggactggagttatacagcagtaccaatggacttatactgcaggatcagtgaacgtagttattatattgcagtaccaatggacttatagtcttatactgcaggatcagtgaacgtagttattatattgcaggacttatagtcttatactgcaggatcagtgaacgtagttattatattgcaggaccaatggacttatactgcaggatcagtgaacgtagtaattatattgcagtaccaatggacttatactgcaggatcagtgaacgtagtaattatattgcagtaccaatggacttatactgcaggatcagtgaacgtagtaattatattgcagtaccaatggacttattatATTACCCCACTTCCGGGGGTTTGTcagacgttgccatggcaacggtaagaagctctctcgtccagcgccacgtcccggcattacagagcagccgggcgcgtgcgcaacagcggggcaagcctgaaggctaattagaacagcttgtgggcaattagagagctaggctctcattggtctgcttcagtatttagggcaatgaggcctgctgcctcattgccggttatagcgttctgtcctcagttctgctgcctgcttgtgctatccattttggttcctgctaccttagatttgatcacccgtgtttgacccctgcttgttattggacctgtgacccttctcttctgaccttgaccttttgcctggaaatcggattttgcttctctgcctgtgagtttgacccttcgctgcccttggatattgcatctttGACTGTGActatcacgggcactaggagtctttacccagggatcaccaggtgattgacttaccagagcagtataggtggtaatatggtactctggtagcggggtgatcacggaacaggagacagcagatggtagagaatgctcgtggaaagtctatgactagcagcactggtaatatataggtagtagtacacgaggaactgaatggacaaaggaaacgtgagggtagtcagtggtctgcggtagcaagttgtaccactgctatagtgaggaggaatgtccagaagtaacgaggaggtgatgagagtcagcggtctgtgtttagcaagttgtaccgctgtctaggtgagggaacggaatccaggtggaggtatccgggaagtcagtggtctgcgttagcaagttgtaccactgctatatggaaggatactgaaacaggaatcagtggtctgcctctagcaagttgtaccactgaaatatatatgtgaggaggagcacagggagatacatgtaatgcagagtatacacgggcacactgaacttgaatccacaatgatatgcacaaagtagtaataactgagcagcactgcacaaatatacaaagtcacaggaactatccagactacaaggtaacacagtcaaatgatggcaatagactcagtggataggcaacttcggagaagaacaactcagtccagcaaggtatgcaatacacgagcacagtcaataagtatgcataccgtggttcagaagagcaggctgtcagaaaggagtgcagggatacctgagcggcaggaggctggcaggatgcgaagtcccagggaaatggaagcggtatccaagtaggttcagtgcacaggtaggtagaccagcaacgatggaacaatactcaggaagcagtagtatataggactggtcacctggagatcactgaagagtagaagcggtatccaagtaggtgcagcgcacaggtaggtagaccagcaacgatggaacaatactcaggaagcagtagtatataggactggtcacctggagatcactgaagagtagaagcggtatggcagaggggacagcagcggagcgttgatccaatgcagacaggcgagttgacacaggcaggaacactgtagaagcacggagagcggatcagctggctgcagacacgagtagaactgaagggtagcgacaagcagatacacggaggtagcggataggaatcagcaggtgcagtcgcgatgaaacacgggagagttgagatgagctgaaactgttgagcacggaggcagcggataggaatcagctggagcagtctcgatgaaacacgggagagttgaagtgagctgataactgtagtgcacggaggcagcggataggaatcagctaatgcagtcacgatgaaacacgggagagttgaagtgacctgataactgtagcgcacggaggcagcggataggaatcagctggagcagtctcgatgaaacacaggagagttgaagtgagctgataactgtagtgcactgaggcagcggataggaatcagctaatgcagtcacgaggaaacacaggagagttgaagtggtctggaaaccacaggagagttgaagtggtctggaaaccacaggaatcagctgggctgaatacacgaggaaacacaggaacaccttcagaggctcatggggaatgagactccaagatcaggcaacgaggtatagacagcaggtgctttaaatagggagtgttgcctgatcagccaattaactaaaaggaacatgaactgaaggttagaaagggctgcacatgcgcagaccctcaggatggtggacggccacggttcctaaacacacgggaagaagcactcacagtctggtgagtgacagtgaccttttgacctaggattcttcttatactacagtccaccaatcactcccctcctgggaactcctttaagtcagtatacgttactcgaccttcggtcggcccgcagcccagtctgtccccaccactaggggctctagcgaacacctggccttctgagtagttcccgagtttcactgtactgacttgggagttcctaacattatataGGCAATATTCAGAACAGGACATTGATCAGCCTCTCATTCTTTCAGCGCATGGAACACTTATAATGATAATGTATTGATCTTGCACATAAAGAAGATAGAGACATACAactattaaatgtttatgctcTTCTATTGAAAAATGGTGGTAGGTATTGAGCATTCGGTAATATAAACAAAGAAGGAACTCTTACCCTAGTCTTTCCCTGATGGAACGTGATATACTGTCCTTCTGATTGTTCCTGGCAGACTTACCTATCGATGGAGTTATGCTGAGAGATATTTTCTCTAGTGTTTGTTCAAATCTTCGTTACAACCTTTACTGCGTCCTACTCCTCCAGGTGTGTCTGTGGCAGGGCAAACCTTTGCCTTGACATATTGT encodes the following:
- the CIMIP5 gene encoding ciliary microtubule inner protein 5 translates to MATSQTSIRRATSAGYRMPDRTTTKLASSSSVSLSKSHPGTRQIPSLSDREKEKDTWGDAVRKDHVWREFVEAEKRGEKQWYENWSFLKEYDALGNKKEVEKPPEHVPIFSDQVPNTTNQMIGSRINTDLGNTLVQMDFFLTSGNHKKKLGTELLPC